A region of Anopheles merus strain MAF chromosome 2R, AmerM5.1, whole genome shotgun sequence DNA encodes the following proteins:
- the LOC121591177 gene encoding serine proteinase stubble isoform X2: MGSAVRQTVPLAAVLLVTALLLSHALVRGDSSHGARGRGSPALIDSGIRAGSRLPVIPVAGAKVTKLRPVGKQRPAEEEDDDDDDDDDDDYFDFGLDDDDDDDDEDDEEEEEEEEDDEDEEQLVPSAPVRPELPVETSTTRARLLSDAAFNKISETLGALNTVGRYIVNITKGQEASAITQVDPGTKETVPEALLTLTKTVLGQNITKSFEPLIKRVGTGGGEQETVSAVTSGSLVIGSSSTPEPALATSTVESLAVAQRKEDNEVTLGGGVTETKITKVPASGAVSEQKKKKKKKKKNKVKRKDPAHQEVRTTTTTSTTTRRPDPAPSNKIVESTKDIENRCRTPDGRPGRCEDLSTCPGLLLDLSHLRESLCFKSLFVPGVCCPITTTSTVLTTPRPPSRPQQSGGSLVLSPVAKPPATTTTTTTTTTTTKRPLVPVYTVSPGEEGSALLSATLKPIDNIVDPDDCGQQEYSSGRIVGGIEAPTGQWPWMAAIFLHGTKRTEFWCGGSLIGTKYILTAAHCTRDSRQRPFAARQFTVRLGDIDLSTDGEPSAPVTYKVTEVRAHPRFSRVGFYNDIALLVLDKPVRKSKYVIPVCLPGPNLPSKERLAGRRATVVGWGTTYYGGKESTKQQQATLPVWRNEDCNRAYFQPITDNFVCAGFSEGGVDACQGDSGGPLMMLVEARWTQVGVVSFGNKCGEPGYPGVYTRISEYMEWIRENTKK; the protein is encoded by the exons TGTTGCTGGTGACAGCATTGCTCCTGTCCCACGCCCTGGTGCGGGGCGACTCTTCGCACGGCGCAAGGGGCCGGGGATCGCCGGCCCTGATCGATTCCGGCATTCGAG CTGGGTCACGATTGCCGGTGATTCCTGTTGCCGGAGCGAAGGTGACGAAGCTACGGCCGGTGGGCAAGCAGCGTCCCGCTGAAGAGgaggacgatgatgacgatgacgacgatgacgatgattaCTTTGACTTTGGActggatgacgatgatgatgacgatgacgaggatgacgaggaggaggaggaggaggaggaggatgatgaAGATGAGGAGCAGCTGGTGCCCTCCGCTCCAGTAAGACCAGAACTTCCGGTGGAAACGAGCACCACCCGAGCGAGATTGCTGTCCGATGCGGCGTTTAATAAGATTTCCGAGACGCTCGGTGCGCTGAATACGGTCGGGCGGTACATTGTGAACATTACCAAGGGGCAGGAAGCGAGTGCCATCACGCAGGTGGACCCGGGCACGAAGGAAACGGTCCCGGAGGCACTGCTCACCCTTACGAAGACGGTTCTCGGGCAAAACATCACCAAATCGTTCGAACCGCTGATCAAGCGTGTGGGCACGGGTGGTGGAGAGCAGGAAACGGTCAGTGCGGTCACTTCCGGATCGCTGGTGATCGGGTCGTCCAGTACGCCGGAACCTGCCCTTGCGACGTCTACAGTGGAATCGCTCGCCGTGGCACAGCGGAAGGAAGACAACGAGGTGACGCTCGGAGGTGGCGTGACGGAGACTAAGATCACTAAGGTTCCGGCCAGTGGAGCCGTGTcggagcaaaagaagaaaaagaagaagaagaagaagaacaaggtCAAGCGCAAGGATCCGGCCCATCAGGAGGTtcgcacgacgacgacgactagtACAACGACGCGCAGACCGGACCCGGCCCCAAGCA ACAAGATCGTTGAATCGACAAAGGACATTGAAAACCGGTGCCGCACACCGGACGGTCGCCCGGGAAGGTGTGAAGATCTGAGCACCTGTCCGGGGTTGCTGCTCGATCTGAGCCATCTGCGCGAGTCGCTCTGCTTCAAGAGTCTGTTTGTGCCGGGCGTTTGCTGTCCGATCACGACGACCAGCACCGTGCTGACGACACCACGGCCACCCTCCCGGCCCCAGCAATCCGGTGGCAGCTTAGTGCTCAGCCCGGTCGCTAAACCACCGGCCACGaccacaacgacgacgacgacgacgaccaccaccaaacGGCCGCTGGTACCGGTGTACACCGTCTCTCCCGGCGAGGAGGGCAGCGCGTTACTGTCCGCCACGCTGAAACCGATCGACAATATCGTCGATCCGGACGACTGCGGTCAGCAGGAGTACTCGTCCGGCCGGATCGTCGGTGGCATCGAGGCTCCGACCGGCCAGTGGCCCTGGATGGCGGCCATCTTCCTGCACGGCACGAAGCGGACCGAGTTCTGGTGCGGTGGATCGCTGATCGGCACGAAGTACATCCTCACTGCGGCCCATTGTACGCGCGATTCGCGCCAGCGACCGTTCGCCGCCCGCCAGTTCACCGTCCGGCTGGGCGATATCGACCTGTCCACGGACGGGGAGCCGTCCGCACCGGTGACGTACAAGGTGACGGAGGTGCGGGCCCATCCGCGGTTTTCGCGCGTCGGTTTCTACAACGACATTGCGCTGCTCGTGCTGGACAAACCGGTTCGTAAGTCTAAGTACGTCATACCGGTGTGTCTACCGGGGCCGAATCTACCGTCCAAGGAGCGGCTAGCAG GACGTCGAGCAACGGTAGTCGGCTGGGGTACGACCTATTACGGCGGCAAGGAGTCGaccaagcagcagcaagcgaCCCTGCCCGTCTGGCGCAACGAGGACTGCAACCGGGCGTACTTCCAGCCCATCACGGACAACTTCGTGTGTGCCGGCTTCTCGGAGGGTGGCGTGGACGCGTGCCAGGGCGATTCGGGCGGTCCGCTGATGATGCTGGTCGAGGCGCGCTGGACGCAGGTCGGTGTCGTCTCGTTCGGCAACAAGTGCGGCGAACCGGGCTACCCGGGCGTGTACACGCGCATCAGCGAGTACATGGAGTGGATTAGGGAGAACACGAAAAAGTAA
- the LOC121591177 gene encoding serine proteinase stubble isoform X1, which translates to MKYSSGSQQVEVPMDVTVCVCVCVLLLVTALLLSHALVRGDSSHGARGRGSPALIDSGIRAGSRLPVIPVAGAKVTKLRPVGKQRPAEEEDDDDDDDDDDDYFDFGLDDDDDDDDEDDEEEEEEEEDDEDEEQLVPSAPVRPELPVETSTTRARLLSDAAFNKISETLGALNTVGRYIVNITKGQEASAITQVDPGTKETVPEALLTLTKTVLGQNITKSFEPLIKRVGTGGGEQETVSAVTSGSLVIGSSSTPEPALATSTVESLAVAQRKEDNEVTLGGGVTETKITKVPASGAVSEQKKKKKKKKKNKVKRKDPAHQEVRTTTTTSTTTRRPDPAPSNKIVESTKDIENRCRTPDGRPGRCEDLSTCPGLLLDLSHLRESLCFKSLFVPGVCCPITTTSTVLTTPRPPSRPQQSGGSLVLSPVAKPPATTTTTTTTTTTTKRPLVPVYTVSPGEEGSALLSATLKPIDNIVDPDDCGQQEYSSGRIVGGIEAPTGQWPWMAAIFLHGTKRTEFWCGGSLIGTKYILTAAHCTRDSRQRPFAARQFTVRLGDIDLSTDGEPSAPVTYKVTEVRAHPRFSRVGFYNDIALLVLDKPVRKSKYVIPVCLPGPNLPSKERLAGRRATVVGWGTTYYGGKESTKQQQATLPVWRNEDCNRAYFQPITDNFVCAGFSEGGVDACQGDSGGPLMMLVEARWTQVGVVSFGNKCGEPGYPGVYTRISEYMEWIRENTKK; encoded by the exons TGTTGCTGGTGACAGCATTGCTCCTGTCCCACGCCCTGGTGCGGGGCGACTCTTCGCACGGCGCAAGGGGCCGGGGATCGCCGGCCCTGATCGATTCCGGCATTCGAG CTGGGTCACGATTGCCGGTGATTCCTGTTGCCGGAGCGAAGGTGACGAAGCTACGGCCGGTGGGCAAGCAGCGTCCCGCTGAAGAGgaggacgatgatgacgatgacgacgatgacgatgattaCTTTGACTTTGGActggatgacgatgatgatgacgatgacgaggatgacgaggaggaggaggaggaggaggaggatgatgaAGATGAGGAGCAGCTGGTGCCCTCCGCTCCAGTAAGACCAGAACTTCCGGTGGAAACGAGCACCACCCGAGCGAGATTGCTGTCCGATGCGGCGTTTAATAAGATTTCCGAGACGCTCGGTGCGCTGAATACGGTCGGGCGGTACATTGTGAACATTACCAAGGGGCAGGAAGCGAGTGCCATCACGCAGGTGGACCCGGGCACGAAGGAAACGGTCCCGGAGGCACTGCTCACCCTTACGAAGACGGTTCTCGGGCAAAACATCACCAAATCGTTCGAACCGCTGATCAAGCGTGTGGGCACGGGTGGTGGAGAGCAGGAAACGGTCAGTGCGGTCACTTCCGGATCGCTGGTGATCGGGTCGTCCAGTACGCCGGAACCTGCCCTTGCGACGTCTACAGTGGAATCGCTCGCCGTGGCACAGCGGAAGGAAGACAACGAGGTGACGCTCGGAGGTGGCGTGACGGAGACTAAGATCACTAAGGTTCCGGCCAGTGGAGCCGTGTcggagcaaaagaagaaaaagaagaagaagaagaagaacaaggtCAAGCGCAAGGATCCGGCCCATCAGGAGGTtcgcacgacgacgacgactagtACAACGACGCGCAGACCGGACCCGGCCCCAAGCA ACAAGATCGTTGAATCGACAAAGGACATTGAAAACCGGTGCCGCACACCGGACGGTCGCCCGGGAAGGTGTGAAGATCTGAGCACCTGTCCGGGGTTGCTGCTCGATCTGAGCCATCTGCGCGAGTCGCTCTGCTTCAAGAGTCTGTTTGTGCCGGGCGTTTGCTGTCCGATCACGACGACCAGCACCGTGCTGACGACACCACGGCCACCCTCCCGGCCCCAGCAATCCGGTGGCAGCTTAGTGCTCAGCCCGGTCGCTAAACCACCGGCCACGaccacaacgacgacgacgacgacgaccaccaccaaacGGCCGCTGGTACCGGTGTACACCGTCTCTCCCGGCGAGGAGGGCAGCGCGTTACTGTCCGCCACGCTGAAACCGATCGACAATATCGTCGATCCGGACGACTGCGGTCAGCAGGAGTACTCGTCCGGCCGGATCGTCGGTGGCATCGAGGCTCCGACCGGCCAGTGGCCCTGGATGGCGGCCATCTTCCTGCACGGCACGAAGCGGACCGAGTTCTGGTGCGGTGGATCGCTGATCGGCACGAAGTACATCCTCACTGCGGCCCATTGTACGCGCGATTCGCGCCAGCGACCGTTCGCCGCCCGCCAGTTCACCGTCCGGCTGGGCGATATCGACCTGTCCACGGACGGGGAGCCGTCCGCACCGGTGACGTACAAGGTGACGGAGGTGCGGGCCCATCCGCGGTTTTCGCGCGTCGGTTTCTACAACGACATTGCGCTGCTCGTGCTGGACAAACCGGTTCGTAAGTCTAAGTACGTCATACCGGTGTGTCTACCGGGGCCGAATCTACCGTCCAAGGAGCGGCTAGCAG GACGTCGAGCAACGGTAGTCGGCTGGGGTACGACCTATTACGGCGGCAAGGAGTCGaccaagcagcagcaagcgaCCCTGCCCGTCTGGCGCAACGAGGACTGCAACCGGGCGTACTTCCAGCCCATCACGGACAACTTCGTGTGTGCCGGCTTCTCGGAGGGTGGCGTGGACGCGTGCCAGGGCGATTCGGGCGGTCCGCTGATGATGCTGGTCGAGGCGCGCTGGACGCAGGTCGGTGTCGTCTCGTTCGGCAACAAGTGCGGCGAACCGGGCTACCCGGGCGTGTACACGCGCATCAGCGAGTACATGGAGTGGATTAGGGAGAACACGAAAAAGTAA